Proteins encoded in a region of the Flavobacteriaceae bacterium HL-DH10 genome:
- a CDS encoding RNA polymerase sigma-70 factor: MKINDSKILEKLKKGDSKAFKELFDLYYLPLSTYSLKYCDSFSLAEDIVQDLFIKIWNDRLYMKFDKNIGSYLFKAVKNNTLQQIKKKYNFVGIEDYVNNLMVEEAVDNEYLEEKRNRLHMQIEALPKKSKEVFKAIVLDNLKYKEAALEFGITVNTVKTHYTRALKQLRNAVEIIIIFFFI; the protein is encoded by the coding sequence ATGAAAATTAATGATTCTAAAATACTTGAGAAACTTAAAAAAGGGGATTCAAAAGCTTTTAAGGAGTTATTCGATTTGTATTATTTGCCATTAAGTACATATTCTCTTAAATATTGCGATTCCTTTTCTTTAGCAGAAGATATTGTACAAGATCTATTTATTAAAATTTGGAATGATAGGCTATATATGAAGTTTGATAAAAACATAGGTTCTTATCTTTTTAAAGCGGTTAAAAATAATACTTTACAGCAAATAAAAAAGAAATATAATTTTGTAGGTATTGAAGACTATGTGAATAATTTGATGGTTGAAGAGGCTGTCGATAACGAGTATCTAGAAGAAAAAAGGAACAGATTACATATGCAAATTGAAGCGCTTCCTAAAAAAAGTAAAGAAGTTTTTAAAGCAATTGTATTAGATAATCTAAAATACAAAGAAGCCGCTTTAGAGTTCGGAATTACAGTAAATACGGTTAAAACACATTATACAAGAGCATTAAAACAACTTAGAAATGCTGTTGAAATAATTATTATATTTTTCTTTATTTAA
- a CDS encoding DeoR/GlpR family DNA-binding transcription regulator has product MAILPNKRREKIIEFLQEDGSAKVVDLAKLFKVTEVTIRQDLEKLEKQDLIIREHGGAYLKNIEDNVKNFSLVQQDNLEQKEIIALKCLEFIESGDTIILDSGSTTTEIAKKLIGYKDLTVITNALNIALMLGTEPGIEVIMTGGEFKPPTLSLTGQKAADFFKGLNVQKLFLATAGISLKSGLTYPSISDLVVKKAMIDAADITYLVADSTKIGKSALASLGALSLIDYIITDSGMDEKDKKVFKNHEIEVIIA; this is encoded by the coding sequence ATGGCAATATTACCAAACAAGCGTCGAGAAAAAATTATTGAATTTCTCCAAGAAGATGGGTCTGCTAAAGTAGTGGATTTAGCTAAGTTGTTTAAAGTTACAGAAGTAACAATAAGACAAGATTTAGAAAAACTGGAAAAACAAGATTTAATTATAAGAGAACATGGTGGCGCATATTTAAAGAATATTGAAGATAATGTAAAAAACTTTTCTTTAGTACAGCAAGATAATTTAGAGCAAAAGGAAATTATTGCTCTTAAGTGTCTGGAATTTATTGAAAGTGGAGATACTATTATTTTAGATTCAGGCAGTACTACTACGGAGATTGCAAAAAAACTAATTGGCTATAAAGATCTTACGGTTATAACAAATGCATTAAATATAGCTTTAATGTTAGGTACCGAGCCAGGAATTGAAGTGATTATGACTGGTGGAGAATTTAAACCGCCTACACTTTCTTTAACAGGTCAAAAAGCAGCCGATTTTTTTAAAGGTTTAAATGTGCAAAAATTGTTTTTAGCAACTGCTGGAATTTCTTTAAAATCTGGTTTAACGTATCCAAGTATTAGTGATTTAGTAGTTAAAAAAGCAATGATTGATGCTGCAGATATTACCTATTTGGTTGCAGATAGTACTAAAATTGGTAAAAGCGCATTAGCAAGTTTAGGAGCACTTTCTTTAATAGATTATATTATTACAGATTCTGGAATGGATGAAAAAGATAAAAAAGTGTTTAAAAACCATGAAATAGAAGTCATTATAGCTTAG
- a CDS encoding L-fucose/L-arabinose isomerase family protein has translation MSKSALSIGLIIGNRDFFPDSLVEKARTEILEVFSKLNIKPILLETTDTKLGGVETYKDSQKCADLFKKHSHELAGILVLLPNFGDERGVADTLKLANLNVPVLIQAYPDELSKMNVVNRRDSWCGKISVCNNLYQYGIKYSLTSQHVCHPTDPVFQKDLNDFVAVCRVVKGLRNVRIGAVGARPGAFNTVRYSEKILQRNGITVTTVDLSEILGKANKLTKDDASVKRHLESINAYASKGKTPNEAMLQIAKLDVVLNEYVEEYQLDATAIQCWTSLQQNFGCNVCTSMSIMSENMMPSACEVDVTGTLSMYAMQLASGSPSALVDWNNNYADDPNKCVLFHCGNWAKSFLPDIEISNAPILGTSVGVENTYGALDGRTPAMPLTYGRISTDDPKGIIKAYIGEGELTDDPLKTFGNRAVAQIGDLQGLMNHVCRNGFEHHVVMNASKTGRILEEALGNYMGWEIYNHKG, from the coding sequence ATGTCAAAATCAGCATTAAGTATCGGATTAATAATTGGAAATCGTGATTTTTTTCCTGATAGTTTAGTAGAAAAAGCAAGAACAGAAATTCTTGAAGTTTTTTCAAAATTAAACATAAAACCAATTTTATTAGAAACAACAGATACCAAACTTGGAGGTGTTGAAACGTATAAAGATTCGCAAAAATGTGCAGATCTGTTTAAAAAACACAGTCATGAACTCGCTGGAATTTTGGTGTTGTTACCAAATTTTGGAGATGAAAGAGGGGTTGCAGATACTTTGAAGTTAGCCAATCTAAATGTGCCTGTTTTAATACAAGCATATCCAGATGAATTGTCTAAAATGAATGTGGTTAATCGTCGTGATTCTTGGTGTGGTAAAATATCAGTATGTAATAATTTATATCAATATGGTATAAAATATTCATTAACTAGTCAGCATGTTTGTCATCCAACAGATCCTGTTTTTCAAAAAGACTTAAATGATTTTGTCGCGGTTTGTCGTGTTGTAAAAGGATTGAGAAATGTTAGAATTGGTGCTGTTGGTGCAAGACCAGGGGCATTTAATACTGTGCGTTATTCTGAAAAAATATTACAAAGAAATGGTATCACAGTTACAACCGTAGATTTATCTGAAATACTTGGTAAAGCAAATAAGCTTACTAAAGATGATGCATCGGTAAAAAGGCATTTAGAAAGTATTAATGCTTATGCTTCAAAAGGGAAAACACCTAATGAAGCTATGTTACAGATTGCTAAATTAGATGTTGTATTAAATGAATATGTTGAAGAATATCAATTAGATGCTACAGCAATTCAATGTTGGACTTCGTTGCAACAAAATTTTGGTTGTAATGTATGTACTAGTATGAGTATTATGTCTGAAAACATGATGCCATCGGCTTGTGAAGTAGATGTTACGGGGACATTAAGTATGTATGCTATGCAATTAGCTTCTGGGTCTCCAAGTGCTTTAGTAGATTGGAATAATAATTATGCCGATGACCCAAATAAGTGTGTGCTATTCCATTGTGGGAACTGGGCAAAATCTTTTTTGCCAGATATTGAAATAAGTAATGCGCCTATTTTAGGGACTAGTGTTGGTGTTGAAAACACTTATGGGGCATTAGATGGACGTACTCCTGCAATGCCACTTACGTATGGTAGAATTAGTACAGATGACCCTAAAGGAATTATAAAAGCATATATAGGTGAAGGGGAATTAACAGATGATCCTTTAAAAACTTTTGGAAACAGAGCGGTTGCTCAAATTGGAGATTTACAAGGTTTAATGAATCATGTGTGTAGAAACGGTTTTGAACATCACGTAGTTATGAATGCTTCTAAAACAGGAAGAATTCTGGAAGAAGCTTTAGGGAATTATATGGGTTGGGAAATTTATAATCATAAAGGATAA
- a CDS encoding FecR family protein: protein MIDDNQHIINLIAAYISKEINENEFQELTDWLNESSENEKLFSEYLLLYKKSRRLNFIKKVDQEVAWKLINSKIKKQSSSKKLAIKLSSHVFKYAAIAILFIGITYLYQNDFFNKSNEIIISTDSITLQLENGNVQIINEDGATEIVDKNGNIVGSQSGHQLIYSNTVKEKALVYNTLNIPYGKRFEIKLSDGTMVHLNSGSSLKYPIKFIEGMDRCVFLSGEAYFSVTKDAKHPFIVNAKDLNVKVYGTKFNVSAYSEDTLTDVVLVEGSVGMYANNETSNKGTILIPGTKGSFNRVNQNISSENVDTLIYTSWMDGGLFFRKMTFKNIAKKLERHYNKKIIISNKQLENEIFNANFKDEPIENVLGYLKESFSINYTIENDTIYIN from the coding sequence ATGATTGACGATAATCAACATATTATAAATCTTATTGCAGCCTATATTTCTAAAGAAATTAATGAAAATGAATTTCAGGAATTAACAGATTGGCTAAATGAAAGCTCCGAAAATGAAAAATTATTTTCAGAATACTTGTTATTATATAAGAAATCTAGAAGGCTAAATTTTATTAAAAAAGTAGATCAAGAAGTTGCTTGGAAACTTATTAATTCGAAAATAAAGAAACAATCCTCAAGTAAAAAGCTTGCTATCAAATTAAGTTCACATGTTTTTAAATATGCTGCTATAGCTATTTTGTTTATAGGAATTACCTATTTATATCAAAATGATTTTTTTAATAAAAGTAATGAAATAATTATTTCCACAGATAGTATAACACTTCAGTTAGAAAATGGTAATGTTCAAATTATAAATGAAGATGGAGCAACTGAAATAGTTGATAAAAATGGAAATATTGTTGGTAGTCAAAGCGGTCATCAACTAATTTATAGTAATACTGTTAAAGAAAAGGCCTTAGTATACAATACACTAAATATACCCTATGGTAAACGATTTGAAATAAAATTGTCTGATGGAACAATGGTTCATTTAAACTCAGGGTCTTCTCTAAAATATCCAATTAAATTTATTGAAGGAATGGATCGTTGTGTGTTTTTAAGCGGAGAAGCTTATTTTTCAGTAACCAAAGACGCTAAACACCCTTTTATAGTTAATGCCAAAGATTTGAATGTTAAAGTATATGGTACAAAATTTAATGTGTCTGCTTATTCTGAAGACACATTAACAGATGTTGTTTTAGTTGAAGGTTCTGTTGGTATGTATGCTAATAATGAAACATCAAACAAAGGCACTATTTTAATTCCAGGTACAAAAGGATCCTTTAATAGAGTAAATCAAAATATTTCTTCTGAAAATGTAGATACTCTAATTTATACTTCATGGATGGATGGAGGTTTGTTTTTTAGAAAAATGACATTTAAAAATATAGCTAAAAAACTAGAACGTCATTACAATAAGAAAATAATAATTTCTAATAAGCAATTAGAAAATGAAATTTTCAATGCTAATTTTAAAGACGAGCCAATAGAAAATGTTTTAGGTTATTTAAAAGAAAGCTTTTCTATTAATTATACTATAGAAAATGATACAATATATATTAATTAA
- a CDS encoding transketolase, with the protein MTDKELKLKSVFLRRNLLKYIYKAKAGHTGGSLSCVDTLNVLYNRVLNVDPADFKNPDRDRYIQSKGHCVEALFVTMADRGFFPESDLETLCQYQSHYIGHPTKKVNGVEQNTGALGHGLPICVGEAIAAKLDNKTHRIFTLLGDGELPEGSNWEAFLSAAHYKLDNLYAILDYNKQQITGDNAEVMNTDSVREKLEAFGWAVKEVDGHNLEELEAALNNGPLEIGKPSFIIAHTIKGKGVSYMERNLKWHHGVPTPEQYELALSELNEAEALI; encoded by the coding sequence ATGACGGATAAAGAATTAAAATTAAAATCTGTATTCTTAAGAAGAAATCTTCTTAAATACATTTATAAAGCAAAAGCAGGACATACAGGAGGAAGTTTGTCATGTGTAGACACACTAAATGTTTTGTATAATAGAGTTTTAAATGTAGATCCTGCAGATTTTAAAAATCCAGATAGAGATAGATATATTCAAAGTAAGGGACATTGTGTAGAAGCGCTTTTTGTAACCATGGCAGATCGGGGTTTTTTTCCTGAATCTGATTTAGAAACACTTTGTCAGTATCAATCACATTATATTGGTCACCCAACAAAAAAAGTGAATGGTGTTGAGCAAAACACAGGAGCACTTGGTCATGGCTTACCTATTTGTGTAGGAGAAGCTATTGCTGCAAAATTAGATAATAAAACACATCGAATATTTACTTTATTAGGCGATGGTGAGTTGCCAGAAGGTTCTAACTGGGAAGCTTTTTTATCGGCAGCACATTATAAATTAGATAATTTATATGCGATTCTTGATTATAACAAACAGCAAATAACAGGTGATAATGCCGAAGTGATGAATACTGATTCAGTTCGTGAAAAATTAGAAGCTTTTGGTTGGGCAGTTAAGGAAGTAGACGGTCATAATCTCGAAGAATTAGAAGCTGCCTTAAATAATGGTCCTTTAGAAATAGGAAAACCAAGCTTTATTATTGCGCATACTATTAAAGGAAAAGGAGTTAGTTATATGGAACGGAATTTAAAATGGCATCATGGTGTGCCTACACCTGAACAATACGAATTAGCCTTGTCTGAATTAAATGAAGCGGAAGCATTAATCTAA
- a CDS encoding transketolase C-terminal domain-containing protein, with product MELDKIKEKDLKMGKANQEVFSETMQALAKTDKNIIAVTSDSRGSGKLVPFGQKYPNQIVEVGIAEQNLVGVAAGLASAGKKTFAVSPACFLSARALEQIKNDVCYSDNPVTLVGISSGVSYGALGTTHHSLHDYAVLRAINNIIIVAPADNFETEQAVRLAAESDKPVYMRYGKKAMPFLNEDNKTFEFGKGRVVREGDDIAIIATGETVYPAWLAAKMLEDKHGIKATVVSMHTIKPLDVNLLKELAANGKPIITVEEHMVNGGLGEACASYLFQNGYKNTFKIVGIPDEYTVTGSQVEIFNHYGISQDGLYNICKNLLDI from the coding sequence ATGGAATTAGATAAAATAAAAGAGAAAGATTTAAAAATGGGTAAAGCTAACCAAGAGGTTTTTTCTGAAACCATGCAAGCATTAGCTAAAACCGATAAAAATATTATTGCCGTAACTAGTGATTCTCGCGGTTCTGGAAAATTAGTGCCTTTCGGACAAAAATACCCAAATCAAATTGTTGAAGTAGGTATTGCAGAGCAAAACTTAGTTGGTGTTGCTGCAGGATTAGCTTCGGCAGGTAAAAAAACTTTTGCTGTATCTCCAGCGTGTTTTCTTAGCGCACGTGCGTTAGAGCAAATTAAAAATGATGTATGTTATTCAGATAATCCTGTGACATTAGTTGGAATAAGCTCAGGAGTAAGTTATGGGGCACTAGGTACAACGCACCATAGTTTACATGATTATGCCGTACTTCGTGCTATAAATAATATCATAATTGTAGCGCCTGCAGATAATTTTGAAACAGAACAAGCGGTTCGTTTAGCAGCAGAATCAGATAAACCTGTTTATATGCGTTATGGTAAAAAAGCGATGCCGTTTTTAAATGAAGACAATAAAACGTTTGAGTTTGGAAAAGGTCGTGTTGTTAGAGAAGGAGATGATATAGCAATTATAGCTACTGGAGAGACTGTTTATCCAGCTTGGTTAGCCGCTAAAATGCTTGAAGATAAGCATGGCATTAAAGCAACAGTTGTGAGTATGCATACTATTAAGCCTTTAGATGTTAATTTATTAAAAGAACTTGCTGCTAATGGTAAGCCAATTATTACTGTAGAAGAGCATATGGTGAATGGCGGTTTAGGTGAAGCTTGTGCATCTTATTTATTTCAAAACGGATATAAAAATACGTTTAAAATAGTCGGCATTCCAGATGAATATACCGTTACAGGTTCTCAGGTTGAAATTTTTAATCATTATGGGATTTCACAAGACGGGTTATATAATATCTGTAAAAATCTATTAGATATTTAA
- the glpK gene encoding glycerol kinase GlpK, with the protein MLKSYILSIDQGTSGTKAIIFDEFGKVVIKTTEPLKSYYPASSFVEQDPQEIYQSVINAVKSCIAQFNNEFPGEENKIVSCGISNQRETFVLWDKNGNPIHNAVVWQCKRSVEVCERLKERDLETQINASTGLTIDPYFSATKVMWLYENNETVKDAIGSGNAFFGTVDTWLLYKLTGGKSYKTDYTNASRTLFYNIYDLKWDADLLKIFDLEDLNLPEVTFSSDYFGDSNFEGVFNEPLPITGMIGDSQAAFFGEECFVNGMAKATLGTGSSILWNAENIEKQTNNGMLTTIGWSIEGQVNYAIEGVIVSCGSTLEWLKNQLDIFTSHSDIEIMATSIKTNEGVYLIPAFSGMGAPYWKKDWKASIHGLTFGTKKEHLVRAALESIAFQLKDVIHSIEQETNTSLKELKVNGGITANAFLMQFIADLLKTPIVNMGITDVSGWGAALVSGLGIKLWKHIEDFPKLPSEMIKRYIPNSESNITQQAYENWQVITQNKTQ; encoded by the coding sequence ATGTTAAAATCATATATTTTATCAATTGATCAAGGAACTAGCGGAACAAAAGCTATTATTTTTGATGAATTTGGAAAGGTTGTTATTAAAACAACCGAGCCTTTAAAATCGTATTATCCAGCATCTAGTTTTGTAGAGCAAGATCCACAAGAAATTTATCAATCGGTTATAAACGCAGTAAAGAGTTGTATAGCTCAATTTAATAATGAATTTCCAGGAGAAGAAAATAAAATAGTGTCTTGTGGTATTTCAAATCAAAGAGAGACGTTTGTGCTATGGGATAAAAATGGAAATCCTATACATAATGCTGTCGTTTGGCAGTGTAAACGTTCTGTAGAAGTATGTGAGCGTTTAAAAGAGCGTGATTTAGAAACTCAAATAAATGCTAGTACAGGACTAACCATTGATCCTTATTTTTCAGCTACCAAAGTAATGTGGTTGTATGAAAATAATGAAACAGTAAAAGACGCTATTGGTTCAGGAAATGCTTTTTTTGGAACAGTAGATACTTGGTTATTATATAAATTAACTGGAGGTAAAAGTTATAAGACTGATTATACTAATGCTTCTCGAACCTTATTTTATAATATTTACGATTTAAAATGGGATGCAGATTTATTAAAAATATTTGATTTAGAGGATTTAAATCTACCAGAAGTTACTTTTTCTTCAGATTATTTTGGAGATTCTAATTTTGAAGGTGTTTTTAATGAACCACTTCCTATAACTGGAATGATAGGAGATTCTCAAGCCGCTTTTTTTGGTGAAGAGTGTTTTGTTAATGGTATGGCAAAAGCAACTTTGGGAACAGGTTCTTCTATTTTGTGGAATGCTGAAAATATAGAAAAACAAACAAATAATGGTATGTTAACGACCATTGGTTGGAGTATAGAAGGACAGGTGAATTATGCCATAGAGGGCGTTATTGTAAGTTGTGGGTCTACTTTAGAATGGTTAAAAAATCAATTAGATATTTTTACATCTCATAGTGACATTGAAATCATGGCTACTTCTATAAAAACAAACGAAGGCGTATATCTTATTCCAGCTTTTAGTGGCATGGGAGCGCCTTACTGGAAAAAAGATTGGAAAGCCTCTATTCATGGATTAACCTTTGGAACAAAGAAAGAACACCTAGTAAGAGCCGCTTTAGAGTCTATAGCCTTTCAGTTAAAAGATGTAATTCACTCTATAGAACAAGAAACAAATACATCTTTAAAGGAATTAAAGGTAAATGGAGGCATTACTGCAAATGCCTTTTTAATGCAATTTATAGCAGACTTATTAAAAACACCTATTGTAAATATGGGTATTACAGATGTTTCTGGATGGGGAGCAGCTCTTGTTTCAGGGTTGGGAATAAAATTATGGAAGCATATTGAAGATTTTCCTAAGTTGCCTTCTGAAATGATAAAAAGGTATATCCCTAATTCAGAAAGTAATATTACTCAGCAAGCTTATGAAAATTGGCAGGTAATTACTCAAAATAAGACGCAATAG
- a CDS encoding TonB-dependent receptor — MKKLHNKRGKNQPFMKFDLKMKLTTFFLFASFFSMLANSGYTQSITLHVENKTVAQIIDKIEASSEYRFVYNTKFVDLRRKVSIKVDDVKIETVLSQLFYNTNTSFKIKNTQVVLKNKEITFNTLGLSEPVIYAEIQEYKITGTITDEFGQPLPGANILEKNTTNGVQSDFDGNFSLLVKNENAILVVSYIGFVTQEVSVNSQTALAIVLKEDAAGLDEVVIVGYGSQKKSDVTGSVARADLETFREQGNTSIVQSLQGSVAGLNVGVSTEAGGDVNFSVRGQNNLGGDASANAPLIVVDGIIFRGTLQDINPDDVQSVDVLKDASSTAIYGSQASNGVIIVTTRTGKSGGSGKPVFNYSARYSFKEDANRLTYGTGEDYLDQIRAFNWKSAYPQGPNYDPNYDVLTGLDPQEVEGYNNGTNVDWQDLLTQSGFVNNHNLSVSGNTDNVTYFVSGSFLDNEEIIIGDNYSKVTGRVNLELKLNNWLKVGTNSFVTSADYSGIEFERADITYSPYAAAYDAEGNPVVKVTERFGSSALLTANDLDEDKRTHLNTTLYTVIDIPWIKGLSYRMNYNNSTRTRRHNQFLYATPDRVAQARKDLFFNKDWTIDNILSYNTTLNDVHNIGATFVYGREERYIESTEIGASNFSNEILGYNDLSLGATQDVQSGAEEESSLYQMGRLNYNYDGKYFITGTVRRDGFSGFGKNNKFAVFPSVALGWSVSKEKFFESLSETVSNLKLRMSYGKSGNRALPRYSTLAKVDQNNAYVFGDGGTTFGGQFTSTVAAPNLKWETTTGINIGLDFGLLNNRISGNIEYYNSDTEDILINIDIPSVNGFSQASANLGKVHNSGLEFIINSTNIISDDFSWSSTVNFSTNKNEVVSVLGKDDDGDGIEDDLPSSGFFIGEQLGAIFDYQIDPNNPIYQIGDTDIPPGSEPGFYRLVDQNGGGISSTDDKIILGSTDPAYRFGITNNFKYKNLKLSVFVNSIQGGKNGYLGDNTYWEIDQWTSGGKGKVNGLLPVIVDYWTPNNPNSEYPSLRYDAYDGSRRAKVFRDRSFVRLQDVSLSYSFDDSILQKLGLKHLTLVASGKNLVTWTNWKGIDPEAGFRISYGERPVTRSYTLGINLSF, encoded by the coding sequence ATGAAAAAACTTCATAACAAAAGAGGTAAAAACCAGCCTTTTATGAAATTTGATTTAAAAATGAAACTAACCACATTTTTTCTTTTTGCTTCGTTTTTTAGTATGTTAGCTAATAGCGGATATACACAGTCAATTACATTACATGTAGAAAATAAAACAGTTGCTCAAATTATAGATAAAATTGAAGCTTCTTCAGAGTATAGGTTTGTATACAATACAAAATTTGTTGACCTAAGAAGAAAAGTTTCAATAAAAGTTGACGATGTCAAAATTGAAACTGTTTTAAGTCAATTATTTTATAATACCAATACATCATTTAAAATAAAAAACACCCAAGTAGTATTAAAAAACAAAGAAATTACTTTTAATACGTTAGGGCTTTCAGAACCTGTTATTTATGCAGAAATTCAAGAATATAAAATAACAGGAACTATTACGGACGAATTTGGACAACCTTTACCAGGAGCTAATATTCTTGAAAAGAATACCACAAATGGTGTGCAATCAGATTTTGATGGTAATTTTTCTTTATTAGTAAAAAATGAGAATGCTATACTAGTCGTATCTTATATAGGGTTTGTAACTCAGGAAGTTAGTGTTAATAGCCAAACTGCACTCGCTATAGTATTAAAAGAGGATGCAGCTGGTTTAGATGAAGTTGTGATTGTAGGATATGGGTCTCAAAAAAAATCTGATGTTACAGGTTCTGTTGCAAGAGCCGATCTAGAGACTTTTAGAGAACAAGGAAATACAAGTATTGTACAGTCATTACAAGGGTCTGTTGCAGGATTGAATGTAGGTGTAAGTACAGAAGCAGGAGGCGATGTGAATTTTTCTGTAAGAGGTCAGAATAATTTAGGGGGTGATGCTAGTGCAAATGCGCCTTTAATAGTTGTAGATGGTATTATTTTTAGAGGAACACTTCAAGATATCAATCCAGATGATGTTCAGTCTGTTGATGTATTAAAGGATGCAAGTTCTACAGCGATATATGGTTCACAAGCATCTAATGGTGTTATAATAGTAACTACCAGAACGGGTAAAAGTGGAGGCAGCGGAAAACCTGTTTTTAATTATTCAGCTCGCTATAGTTTTAAAGAAGATGCTAATAGATTAACTTATGGAACAGGAGAAGATTATTTAGATCAGATTAGAGCGTTTAATTGGAAATCGGCTTATCCTCAAGGACCTAATTATGATCCAAATTATGATGTGTTAACAGGTTTAGATCCTCAAGAAGTTGAAGGATATAACAACGGTACTAATGTTGATTGGCAAGATCTTTTGACTCAATCAGGGTTTGTTAACAATCATAATTTAAGTGTTTCAGGAAACACTGATAATGTAACCTATTTTGTATCAGGATCCTTTTTAGATAATGAAGAAATTATTATAGGAGACAACTACAGTAAGGTAACAGGGAGAGTTAATTTAGAACTGAAATTAAACAATTGGTTGAAAGTAGGAACAAATTCTTTTGTTACTTCTGCTGATTATTCGGGTATAGAGTTTGAAAGAGCAGATATTACATACTCGCCATATGCAGCGGCTTATGATGCTGAAGGAAATCCTGTTGTAAAAGTAACAGAACGTTTTGGAAGTAGTGCATTACTTACTGCAAACGATTTAGATGAAGATAAGAGAACACATTTAAATACAACCCTTTATACTGTTATTGATATTCCTTGGATAAAGGGATTGTCTTATAGAATGAACTATAATAACAGCACAAGAACTAGAAGACATAATCAATTTTTATATGCTACACCAGATCGTGTTGCCCAAGCAAGAAAAGATTTATTCTTTAATAAAGATTGGACTATTGATAACATTTTATCTTACAATACAACACTTAATGATGTTCATAACATAGGTGCTACTTTTGTTTATGGTCGTGAGGAAAGATATATTGAAAGTACTGAAATAGGTGCTTCTAATTTTAGTAATGAAATTTTAGGTTATAATGATTTAAGCTTAGGAGCAACTCAAGATGTTCAATCAGGAGCTGAAGAGGAAAGTAGTTTGTATCAAATGGGGCGACTTAATTATAATTATGATGGTAAATATTTTATAACAGGAACTGTTAGACGTGATGGTTTTTCTGGATTTGGAAAGAATAATAAATTTGCAGTCTTTCCTTCGGTAGCTTTAGGATGGAGTGTCTCAAAAGAGAAATTTTTTGAAAGCCTTAGTGAGACAGTTTCAAACTTAAAACTTAGAATGTCTTATGGAAAGAGTGGAAATAGAGCACTACCTAGATATTCTACACTGGCAAAAGTAGATCAAAACAATGCTTATGTTTTTGGAGATGGCGGAACTACTTTTGGAGGTCAATTTACTTCAACTGTGGCTGCTCCTAATTTAAAATGGGAAACCACTACAGGAATTAATATAGGGTTAGATTTCGGACTTTTAAACAATAGAATAAGTGGAAATATAGAATATTATAACTCAGATACTGAAGATATTCTTATTAATATAGATATTCCATCTGTGAATGGTTTTTCACAAGCTAGTGCTAACTTAGGTAAAGTCCATAATTCTGGATTGGAATTTATTATCAACTCTACAAATATTATTTCAGATGATTTTTCTTGGTCATCAACAGTGAATTTTTCAACTAATAAAAACGAGGTAGTTTCTGTTTTAGGTAAGGATGATGATGGTGATGGCATTGAAGACGATTTGCCTTCTTCTGGCTTTTTTATTGGAGAGCAATTAGGTGCTATATTCGATTATCAGATTGATCCAAATAATCCAATATACCAAATAGGAGATACAGATATTCCACCAGGATCAGAACCAGGTTTTTATAGACTTGTAGATCAAAATGGAGGAGGTATTTCTAGTACAGATGATAAAATTATATTAGGAAGTACAGATCCTGCTTACCGATTTGGAATCACTAATAATTTTAAGTATAAAAATTTAAAGTTAAGCGTTTTTGTAAACTCTATTCAAGGAGGTAAAAATGGTTATTTAGGAGATAATACGTATTGGGAAATAGATCAATGGACATCTGGTGGGAAAGGAAAAGTAAATGGATTATTACCAGTGATAGTTGATTATTGGACACCTAATAACCCAAATTCAGAATATCCTTCACTTAGATATGATGCTTATGATGGTTCTAGAAGGGCTAAGGTTTTCAGAGATAGAAGTTTTGTGAGACTTCAAGACGTTAGTTTAAGTTATTCTTTTGATGATAGTATACTTCAAAAATTAGGGCTTAAACATCTTACATTGGTTGCAAGTGGTAAAAACTTGGTAACATGGACAAATTGGAAAGGTATAGATCCAGAGGCTGGTTTTCGTATTAGCTATGGAGAGAGACCAGTTACCCGTTCTTATACTTTAGGTATAAATCTATCATTTTAA